The Mycolicibacterium mageritense genome contains a region encoding:
- a CDS encoding lipoprotein LpqH, with product MTKNRVIAATMGLLATGAVLVGCSNDKPADQPSDKPAASSGASQVSTGGKTEVKVGGSDLAGLDLNSVTCVKQAGKINVASAAIGGQQGLGVVMTDEATPKVESLGLVYDGSALAVSENMGVKVGSAEVKVDGDTYTITGEASGADMKNPMAGMINKPFTITVTCS from the coding sequence ATGACGAAGAATCGGGTTATCGCGGCCACAATGGGACTGCTCGCGACCGGCGCGGTGCTGGTGGGCTGCTCGAACGACAAGCCGGCAGACCAGCCCTCCGACAAGCCCGCCGCGTCGAGCGGTGCATCGCAGGTCAGCACGGGCGGCAAGACCGAGGTCAAGGTCGGCGGCTCCGACCTGGCCGGTCTCGACCTCAACTCGGTCACCTGTGTCAAGCAGGCCGGCAAGATCAACGTCGCCAGTGCCGCGATCGGTGGCCAGCAGGGTCTCGGCGTGGTGATGACCGACGAGGCCACCCCCAAGGTCGAGTCGCTGGGCCTGGTGTATGACGGCAGCGCACTCGCGGTCAGCGAGAACATGGGCGTGAAGGTCGGTTCCGCCGAGGTCAAGGTGGACGGAGACACCTACACCATCACCGGTGAGGCCTCTGGAGCCGACATGAAGAACCCGATGGCCGGGATGATCAACAAGCCGTTCACCATCACGGTGACCTGCAGCTGA
- a CDS encoding alpha/beta hydrolase, whose amino-acid sequence MTFNHHLSLMHGWVPTTVQVVTALVLIAAIGWRSRRWRLIWLPFAASIGGVLAAATYWYIEAQGLSDTSNPAPRSLWVWVALTGAAVVVLIAGWRTSRWWRRGVSTLAVPMSLLCAALALNLWVGYFPWVQTAWSQLTAGPLPDQTDEVTVTAWKREGTIPAQGTVVPVEIPNTASGFRHRGEYVYLPPAWFASNPAPKLPTVMMIGGEFNTPADWMRAGNVVKTMDDFARAHEGYAPVLVFVDPGGAFNNDTECVNGPRGNSADHLTKDVVPYMDAHYGVSPAAANWGIVGWSMGGTCAVDLAVMHPELFSAFVDIAGDAGPNSGTKAQTVDRLFGGKTAAWEAFDPATVITRHGQYQGVAGWFDVNDATGVTKTATKVSDQSKAADALCSLGSKHGIACAVVSQPGTHDWPFASHAFAAALPWLAGAIGTPQVPATGLPQSSTSATIVQTAAK is encoded by the coding sequence GTGACCTTCAACCACCATCTGTCCCTGATGCACGGCTGGGTCCCCACGACAGTGCAGGTCGTGACCGCCCTGGTGCTGATCGCGGCGATCGGCTGGCGCAGCCGGCGGTGGCGGTTGATCTGGCTCCCCTTCGCGGCAAGCATCGGCGGTGTGCTGGCCGCGGCCACCTACTGGTACATCGAGGCGCAGGGCCTGTCCGACACCAGCAACCCGGCGCCACGCTCGCTGTGGGTGTGGGTGGCGCTGACGGGTGCGGCGGTCGTGGTTCTCATCGCGGGCTGGCGCACCAGCCGGTGGTGGCGACGCGGGGTTTCGACGCTTGCGGTGCCGATGAGCCTGCTGTGCGCGGCCCTGGCGCTCAACCTGTGGGTCGGCTACTTCCCGTGGGTCCAGACGGCGTGGAGTCAGCTGACGGCGGGACCGCTGCCCGACCAGACCGACGAGGTGACGGTGACCGCGTGGAAGCGCGAGGGCACCATCCCGGCCCAGGGCACGGTGGTGCCCGTGGAGATTCCGAACACCGCATCGGGGTTCCGCCACCGGGGTGAATACGTCTATCTGCCACCCGCCTGGTTCGCGAGCAACCCCGCACCGAAACTGCCGACCGTCATGATGATCGGCGGAGAGTTCAACACCCCCGCCGACTGGATGCGGGCCGGCAATGTCGTCAAGACCATGGACGACTTCGCCCGTGCCCATGAGGGATACGCACCGGTGCTGGTGTTCGTCGACCCCGGCGGGGCCTTCAACAACGACACCGAATGCGTCAACGGACCCCGCGGAAACTCGGCCGACCACCTCACCAAAGACGTTGTGCCGTATATGGACGCCCACTACGGCGTGAGCCCGGCCGCGGCCAACTGGGGCATCGTGGGCTGGTCGATGGGCGGCACGTGCGCGGTCGACCTGGCTGTCATGCACCCCGAGCTGTTCAGCGCGTTCGTCGACATCGCAGGTGACGCCGGGCCGAACTCCGGCACCAAGGCTCAGACCGTCGACCGGCTGTTCGGCGGAAAGACCGCGGCGTGGGAGGCGTTCGACCCGGCAACCGTGATCACGCGGCACGGCCAGTACCAGGGCGTGGCGGGCTGGTTCGACGTGAACGACGCAACCGGGGTGACCAAGACCGCGACGAAGGTGAGCGACCAGTCCAAGGCCGCGGACGCGCTGTGCTCGCTCGGCTCCAAGCACGGCATCGCGTGTGCGGTGGTGAGCCAGCCCGGTACCCACGACTGGCCGTTCGCGTCGCACGCCTTCGCGGCCGCGCTGCCCTGGCTGGCGGGTGCCATCGGCACCCCGCAGGTGCCTGCGACGGGACTGCCGCAGTCGTCGACGTCGGCGACCATCGTCCAGACCGCCGCGAAATAG
- a CDS encoding ATP-binding cassette domain-containing protein, with the protein MGHVEVAHISHTLPDGRQLLDDVSFRIADGVTAALVGPNGAGKTTLLRLISGDLVPQEGTVAYSGGLGVMRQFIGGIRDSTSVHELLLSVAPPRLRAAAADVDAAELALMERDDEPSQLRYANALAGWGDAGGYDAEILWDACCIAALGMPYESCRWRLVNTLSGGEQKRLVLEALLRGPDEVLLLDEPDNYLDVPGKQWLEERLGETTKTVVMVSHDRELLNRTAERIVTVEARHVWIHGGRFETYAQARRDRNERLEELRRRWDEEHAKLKTLVVELRQKAAYNDGMSSRYQAALTRLRKFEEAGPPEVPPRDQDIKMRLRGGRTGRRAVICENLELTGLMQPFDLEISYGERVAVLGSNGSGKSHFLRLLTAVADELPRGALTAEPVAHSGVARLGARVAPGLFAQTHARPDLVGRTPCEIVMVEHARLRTDAMSALARYELQACAEQPFETLSGGQQARLQILLLELGGATLLLLDEPTDNLDLASAEALQYGLAAYQGTVVAVTHDRWFARSFDRFLVFGADGFVYESPDPVWDETRVERTRR; encoded by the coding sequence ATGGGCCACGTTGAGGTCGCACACATCAGCCACACGCTGCCGGATGGCCGGCAGCTGCTCGACGACGTCTCGTTCCGGATCGCCGACGGCGTCACGGCGGCGCTCGTCGGCCCCAACGGGGCGGGCAAGACCACGCTGCTGCGGTTGATCTCCGGCGACCTGGTGCCGCAGGAAGGCACGGTCGCGTACAGCGGTGGCCTGGGGGTGATGCGCCAGTTCATCGGCGGCATCCGTGATTCCACATCGGTCCACGAACTGCTGCTGTCGGTGGCGCCGCCTCGTCTGCGCGCGGCTGCGGCCGATGTCGACGCGGCCGAGCTGGCCCTGATGGAACGCGATGACGAACCCAGCCAGCTCCGCTACGCCAACGCGCTCGCCGGCTGGGGCGACGCAGGCGGCTACGACGCCGAAATCCTTTGGGACGCCTGCTGTATCGCTGCGCTCGGGATGCCGTACGAATCCTGTCGGTGGCGCCTGGTGAACACCCTGTCCGGCGGCGAACAGAAGCGGTTGGTGCTCGAGGCGCTGCTGCGGGGCCCCGACGAAGTGTTGCTGCTGGACGAGCCGGACAACTATCTCGATGTTCCGGGCAAGCAGTGGCTGGAGGAGCGGCTGGGGGAGACCACCAAGACCGTCGTCATGGTCAGTCACGACCGTGAGCTGCTCAACCGGACGGCAGAACGCATCGTTACGGTCGAGGCCCGGCACGTCTGGATTCACGGCGGCCGGTTCGAAACGTATGCCCAGGCCCGCCGCGACCGCAACGAACGCCTGGAAGAGCTGCGGCGGCGCTGGGACGAGGAGCACGCCAAGCTCAAGACCCTTGTGGTCGAGCTGCGCCAGAAGGCCGCCTACAACGACGGCATGTCGTCCCGGTACCAGGCCGCGTTGACCCGGCTGCGCAAGTTCGAGGAGGCGGGTCCACCCGAGGTGCCGCCGCGTGACCAGGACATCAAGATGCGGCTGCGGGGCGGCCGCACCGGCAGGCGCGCAGTGATCTGCGAGAACCTCGAATTGACCGGTCTGATGCAGCCGTTCGATCTGGAGATCTCCTACGGTGAGCGCGTCGCGGTGCTGGGCTCCAACGGATCCGGCAAATCACACTTCCTGCGACTGCTGACGGCCGTGGCCGACGAGTTGCCCCGTGGTGCGCTCACCGCCGAGCCCGTCGCGCACAGCGGGGTCGCGCGGCTGGGTGCCAGGGTGGCGCCGGGCTTGTTCGCCCAAACGCACGCGCGGCCCGATCTCGTCGGCCGCACGCCGTGCGAGATCGTGATGGTCGAGCACGCCAGGCTCCGGACCGACGCGATGAGCGCGTTGGCCCGCTACGAGCTGCAGGCCTGCGCCGAGCAGCCGTTCGAGACCCTCTCGGGAGGCCAGCAGGCACGCTTACAGATCCTGCTGCTCGAACTCGGTGGCGCCACACTGCTGCTGCTCGACGAGCCGACCGACAACCTCGACCTCGCCAGCGCCGAAGCGCTGCAGTACGGGCTCGCCGCGTACCAGGGGACTGTGGTCGCCGTGACGCACGACCGCTGGTTCGCGCGGTCGTTCGACCGGTTCCTGGTGTTCGGGGCCGACGGCTTCGTCTACGAGTCGCCGGACCCGGTGTGGGACGAAACCAGGGTGGAGCGCACCCGCCGTTAG
- a CDS encoding CHAT domain-containing protein, with the protein MTHTLVLRLAEVGIATYASLRVVGAPERSVTWVIEEPNLQAVEAALNSALPDPVGSETPAEAIERAVTTGAFADPKAEFELAQLLGAQLIGADGWKLLADCVESPRPVLFVSPSPSLGRVPWGQLAMPGPHGFRLMELVDVLMAVPPNIVHAPRQVSDWQDRRDHPPVLLLDPRIPGQRPDSPLGSVLGRPSPDTVLSRHFGNLIDEGVLPAVTDAVELFRRTDTDRRWLAEVCAQEPSRLLYVGHASAADGDAGHADRAALHLAEDRPLTAGEVISAGVPIPPRVALLACASGGDYRFDEAAGLVAAMILGGAQLVTATLWSLPTTAGFRMFGTAEADLMADTIVGVDLAHRGDDAGRAVNRWQRAQMRRWRDGDRAASPLHWAAVASFAVDGVR; encoded by the coding sequence ATGACGCATACCCTGGTGCTGCGGTTGGCTGAAGTCGGCATCGCGACGTATGCGAGCCTGCGCGTTGTAGGGGCACCGGAACGCTCGGTCACCTGGGTGATCGAGGAACCCAACCTGCAGGCTGTCGAGGCCGCACTGAACTCCGCGTTGCCAGATCCGGTCGGGTCCGAAACGCCTGCGGAGGCTATCGAACGGGCCGTGACCACAGGAGCATTCGCGGACCCCAAGGCTGAATTCGAGCTTGCGCAGCTGCTCGGAGCCCAGTTGATCGGCGCCGACGGCTGGAAGTTGCTGGCGGACTGTGTCGAGTCGCCGCGGCCTGTGCTGTTCGTGTCGCCGAGCCCGTCGCTGGGCCGGGTGCCGTGGGGCCAGCTGGCCATGCCGGGACCGCACGGTTTCCGCCTCATGGAGCTGGTCGACGTGCTGATGGCGGTGCCGCCCAACATTGTTCATGCACCGCGCCAGGTATCCGATTGGCAGGACCGGCGCGATCATCCGCCGGTGCTGCTGCTCGATCCGCGGATACCGGGGCAGCGACCGGATTCGCCGCTGGGTTCGGTGCTCGGCAGACCGTCGCCGGACACGGTGCTGTCTCGGCATTTCGGCAACCTGATCGATGAGGGCGTGCTTCCGGCAGTGACCGACGCCGTCGAACTGTTCCGGCGCACCGACACCGACCGTCGCTGGCTGGCCGAGGTGTGTGCACAAGAGCCGTCCCGGTTGCTCTACGTCGGTCATGCCAGCGCGGCCGACGGCGACGCCGGGCATGCCGACCGCGCTGCGTTGCATCTGGCCGAGGACCGGCCGCTCACCGCGGGCGAGGTGATCTCGGCCGGGGTGCCGATCCCGCCGCGGGTTGCGTTGCTGGCGTGCGCTTCCGGCGGTGACTACCGGTTCGACGAGGCGGCCGGACTGGTGGCCGCGATGATCCTGGGGGGCGCGCAGTTGGTCACTGCGACGCTGTGGTCGCTTCCGACCACAGCGGGGTTCCGGATGTTCGGGACGGCCGAGGCCGATCTGATGGCGGACACCATCGTCGGTGTCGACCTGGCACACCGTGGCGACGACGCGGGCCGCGCGGTCAACCGGTGGCAGCGGGCCCAGATGCGGCGGTGGCGGGACGGCGATCGTGCGGCAAGCCCCCTGCATTGGGCCGCGGTGGCCAGTTTCGCCGTCGACGGTGTGCGATGA
- a CDS encoding winged helix DNA-binding domain-containing protein — MRSFTLAERRARLARRHFLNGPAVSVADATAAFVGLHATDPSTPYLSLWARLPDFSVTDLDAALYEKRSLVKHLAMRRTLWVVPSCDLPLIQAAASDRVAANETRKLTADAQKAGLGAEWLDTASAAVLTYLAEHGPTGAAQLRAALPELAGRHDPAPGKPWGGETPLAPRVLTVLGVRGDIVRGPNEGSWTTSRPRWAAMTDWIEPGDPPTLEVARAELVRTWLRTFGPATVTDIKWWFGNTLTWARHALRDVGAVEVDLAGVTGYALADDLEVEPDVEPWAALLPGLDVTTMGWFDRDWYLGAHRGQAFDSNGNAGPTAWWNGRVVGGWAQDADGRVELRLLEDIGREGNRALRRRAEALTEWLAGARVRPRFPSPLTKG; from the coding sequence GTGCGGTCGTTCACCCTCGCGGAGCGGCGTGCCAGGCTGGCCCGGCGGCACTTCCTGAACGGCCCGGCCGTCTCCGTCGCCGACGCCACAGCGGCCTTCGTCGGCCTGCACGCCACCGATCCGTCGACCCCGTACCTGTCACTGTGGGCACGCCTGCCGGACTTCTCGGTCACCGATCTGGACGCGGCTCTCTACGAAAAACGCTCGCTGGTCAAGCATCTCGCGATGCGGCGCACCCTGTGGGTGGTGCCCAGCTGCGATCTGCCGCTGATCCAGGCCGCGGCCAGCGACCGCGTCGCGGCCAACGAGACCCGAAAGCTGACCGCGGACGCACAGAAGGCCGGCCTCGGCGCCGAGTGGCTCGACACCGCGAGCGCGGCCGTGCTGACGTACCTGGCCGAGCACGGCCCGACGGGCGCGGCGCAGCTGCGTGCCGCGCTGCCTGAGCTGGCCGGGCGCCACGACCCCGCACCGGGCAAGCCCTGGGGCGGGGAAACTCCTTTGGCGCCACGAGTTTTGACGGTGCTGGGCGTACGCGGGGACATCGTCCGCGGCCCCAACGAGGGCAGCTGGACCACGTCGCGGCCACGGTGGGCGGCAATGACCGACTGGATCGAACCCGGCGACCCGCCGACGCTCGAGGTGGCGCGGGCCGAGTTGGTGCGCACGTGGCTGCGCACGTTCGGGCCGGCGACCGTCACCGACATCAAATGGTGGTTCGGCAACACCCTGACCTGGGCGCGGCATGCCCTGCGTGACGTCGGCGCGGTCGAGGTGGACCTGGCCGGCGTGACCGGGTACGCGTTGGCCGACGATCTCGAAGTCGAGCCGGACGTCGAGCCGTGGGCGGCGCTACTGCCGGGGCTCGACGTCACCACCATGGGTTGGTTCGACCGGGACTGGTATCTCGGTGCGCACCGCGGCCAGGCGTTCGACTCCAACGGCAACGCGGGGCCGACGGCGTGGTGGAACGGCCGCGTTGTCGGAGGCTGGGCCCAGGATGCCGACGGCCGGGTCGAACTGCGCCTGCTCGAAGACATCGGGCGCGAAGGCAACCGCGCGTTGCGGCGCCGCGCCGAGGCCCTCACCGAATGGTTGGCCGGCGCACGCGTCAGACCGCGCTTTCCGTCGCCGCTGACGAAAGGCTGA